A region from the SAR86 cluster bacterium genome encodes:
- the rpoN gene encoding RNA polymerase factor sigma-54, with protein MAISLIKEFKQKQKISLTPALKKSIDLLQLSRFELIQKIDKEIEINPFVENEEYDEDDLEELSDLNIDDFDFSLEAKATLNENLIDQIDDLNLSKEKYEICLALINSLDESGHLAEDLSEIENILNFNYSFAELENALINIIQKLSPSGIGYRNFKECIQIQIENKQLPFNIKEISKLILTENINADMQGIEQYLINNGYNKNDIERAIKEIKSCDLSPGLNFETTNYILPDLKISIKENNLNVNFIENKFPKIKIDDQLIEKVKKELKKKPNKDLLEKIQDAKWLISSIKKRNDTVLKVGKLICEKQLSLLGDNPLKINPLSNKQISEELNLHPSTVSRILRSKYIDTPKGIMPLKSFLVTSVSKTREVTPMQLMEVIKKIIDSEKKPRSDQSITIELNKKGYGIARRTIAKYREKLNIPSSRNR; from the coding sequence ATGGCTATTTCTTTAATAAAAGAGTTTAAACAAAAACAGAAAATCTCTCTTACGCCAGCACTAAAAAAATCAATTGATTTACTTCAACTTTCTAGGTTTGAATTAATTCAAAAAATAGATAAAGAAATTGAAATAAATCCTTTTGTGGAAAATGAAGAATATGACGAAGATGATCTCGAAGAGCTTTCTGATCTTAATATTGATGATTTCGATTTTAGCTTGGAAGCCAAGGCTACTTTAAATGAAAACCTAATTGATCAAATTGATGACTTGAATTTGTCTAAAGAAAAGTATGAGATATGCCTTGCATTAATCAACTCTCTTGACGAATCAGGTCACTTGGCAGAGGACCTTTCGGAAATAGAGAACATCCTGAACTTTAACTATAGTTTTGCTGAACTTGAGAATGCATTAATAAATATAATACAAAAATTATCTCCCTCAGGTATAGGTTATAGAAATTTCAAGGAATGCATTCAAATACAAATTGAAAACAAGCAACTACCTTTTAATATAAAAGAAATCTCTAAATTAATATTAACCGAGAACATTAATGCTGATATGCAAGGAATTGAACAATATTTAATTAATAACGGATACAATAAAAATGACATTGAACGTGCTATTAAAGAAATAAAATCATGCGACTTAAGTCCTGGCTTAAATTTCGAAACAACAAATTACATACTTCCAGACTTAAAAATTTCAATAAAAGAAAATAATTTAAATGTTAATTTTATTGAAAATAAATTTCCTAAGATAAAAATAGATGATCAATTGATAGAAAAGGTAAAAAAAGAGTTAAAGAAAAAACCTAATAAAGATTTATTAGAAAAAATACAAGATGCTAAATGGCTTATATCCTCAATTAAAAAAAGAAATGATACTGTTTTAAAGGTAGGAAAGTTGATATGTGAGAAACAATTATCGCTTCTTGGTGACAATCCTCTTAAAATAAATCCTTTATCAAATAAGCAAATATCAGAAGAATTAAATCTTCATCCTTCAACAGTTTCTAGAATTCTTAGATCAAAGTATATAGATACTCCAAAGGGCATAATGCCATTAAAATCTTTTTTGGTGACTTCTGTATCAAAAACGAGAGAAGTTACTCCGATGCAATTAATGGAAGTTATAAAAAAAATTATTGATAGTGAAAAAAAACCAAGAAGTGATCAATCTATAACTATAGAATTAAATAAAAAAGGTTATGGTATTGCAAGGAGAACAATTGCAAAATACAGAGAGAAATTAAATATACCTTCTTCTAGAAACAGATAA
- the mgtE gene encoding magnesium transporter: MEEVSNKKNIDIILDDSSNLSINQIKRLLDKMSSSEIAHALESSPPKQRKFLFSLLETNEEGDVLFELGEEIQQDLISEISNDELSEAVKELELDEIVDILQNLPEERTKNILSKMSLRDRKRIEEGLEYPDDTAGGLLNTDVISVRPHHSLELVLRYLRNQEELPENTDKIFVVSKNDVYVGELSISKIITSDPSLIVREIMDTDILPLEATQNDKEVATFFERNDLVSSAVIDEEKKLLGRITIDDVVDVIREDADQNFLGMAGVAEDTFAPPGRAAKSRVFWLSMNLITAFIASLTINIFQDVLDKVVYLAILMPIVASMGGVAATQTLTIVLRGLTLEQINASNLNWLFKRELAVSILNGFVLSILVGLATFIWFEEIILSFLISTALIINLISSVIAGIFVPLILRKLNQDPAIAGSVVVTTITDVIGFLSFLGLATVFLI, translated from the coding sequence ATGGAAGAAGTAAGTAACAAAAAAAATATAGATATTATCTTAGATGATTCTTCCAATCTTTCTATAAATCAAATCAAAAGATTATTAGACAAAATGTCTTCCTCTGAAATAGCCCATGCATTAGAGTCATCACCTCCCAAACAAAGAAAATTCTTATTTTCTTTATTAGAAACAAATGAGGAAGGCGATGTTCTTTTTGAACTAGGTGAGGAGATTCAACAAGATCTTATTTCTGAAATTTCTAATGATGAGTTATCTGAGGCAGTTAAAGAGCTAGAATTAGATGAAATTGTAGATATTCTTCAAAATCTGCCTGAAGAAAGAACTAAAAATATTCTCTCCAAAATGTCATTACGCGATAGAAAAAGAATCGAAGAAGGTCTTGAATATCCAGATGACACAGCTGGTGGTCTTTTAAATACAGATGTAATAAGTGTCAGACCGCATCATAGTTTAGAATTAGTTTTGCGATATTTACGAAATCAAGAAGAACTCCCAGAAAATACAGATAAAATATTTGTCGTTTCAAAAAATGATGTTTATGTTGGAGAACTATCTATCAGTAAAATAATTACTTCGGACCCTTCTCTAATCGTCAGAGAAATTATGGATACTGACATCCTGCCACTTGAAGCCACACAAAATGATAAAGAAGTTGCAACTTTTTTCGAGAGAAATGATTTAGTTTCCTCAGCGGTTATCGACGAAGAAAAAAAACTTTTGGGAAGAATAACAATTGACGATGTTGTTGATGTTATTCGAGAAGACGCAGATCAAAATTTTTTAGGGATGGCTGGAGTAGCAGAAGATACTTTTGCTCCTCCAGGTAGAGCTGCTAAGAGCAGAGTATTTTGGCTTAGTATGAATTTAATTACTGCTTTTATAGCATCTCTTACTATTAATATATTTCAAGATGTTCTTGATAAGGTAGTCTATCTTGCTATTCTAATGCCTATTGTAGCAAGCATGGGTGGTGTCGCAGCGACACAAACTCTTACAATTGTTTTAAGAGGTTTAACACTAGAACAAATTAATGCATCAAATTTAAATTGGCTATTTAAAAGAGAGCTTGCTGTTTCAATTTTAAATGGATTTGTGTTGTCTATTCTTGTTGGATTGGCAACTTTTATTTGGTTTGAAGAAATTATTCTTTCTTTTTTAATATCTACTGCTTTGATTATTAATCTTATAAGTTCTGTCATTGCTGGTATATTTGTACCTTTGATTTTAAGAAAATTAAATCAAGATCCTGCTATAGCTGGAAGCGTTGTTGTTACCACAATAACGGATGTAATAGGATTTTTATCTTTTCTTGGATTAGCAACAGTATTTCTAATTTAA
- a CDS encoding AsmA-like C-terminal region-containing protein — protein MSVIFIFIFILLFKPNFYVNFIDEKFVKDYSINYEDLKSTKNIFKPVLTAKNIKLVDGLNNEVLLIEDIKIGIDLIESIKKKFIHFSILEIKSFYAQEQSSNNAEYKNKFKGRKLYLADGNFSLASESYKFYLSGEKVFFELFNGLINALPYKKLRGYYDPIEKKIFFSSFHTLNATNIEEAKLFDLSSLKNNDINLRLYAKGFFNTKNNNLQTINKLEFYNSNFETVDEYKIQDINAVIFSDKNRSYFGSFTSLIPDQKIKGKIIFKAQKPLTIRTNLNVIMDNLIPENEYFYVTGEENFQTKIILGEKKVSLELNSDLQKTIIRSKIQNLQKGLGQNETTKIFIDDLSKNIYKVKSKKYDIFYDQDKGGGYFIYGDYFLDKAKKINNNNFDIYLDLQKFNINSLDLPSEDQSSFAINLLKARVKEFSFFDNNYNNQFLTVLFSKNSIKSIKLSSNSLNISVNFDKSGFIRTDVKNTNFNFYNSGINKLSLNQFNNLNTRFTAENIKTNIGDIKNLDLYFLKNLKITTIDNINIDSEFLKIKSQNSNEKAYMSYNNEKDIYKIKGIYKLTEKFKKILDFTNYDFSFLEADLNLQWQDIDELKNIEGNMKFLVKDITLDRNLPNSTLLRTLRILNLNSLLENVDNENRINSKGLKIQRAAGNLIFSENRALIKDSIDIETADSSMLWTGFATKNTSGAIQELNFDLSMRFKLSENIPWYAAIFGGIPALAGSFVLENMFDGTITEISTINFKITGDLDDPNILRLN, from the coding sequence TTGTCTGTAATTTTTATTTTTATTTTTATTTTATTATTTAAGCCGAATTTTTATGTAAACTTTATCGATGAAAAATTTGTTAAAGATTACTCAATAAACTATGAAGATCTTAAATCTACCAAGAATATTTTTAAGCCTGTATTAACTGCAAAAAATATTAAATTAGTTGACGGTCTTAACAACGAAGTTTTATTAATAGAAGATATAAAAATTGGCATTGATTTAATAGAATCTATTAAGAAAAAATTTATTCATTTTTCTATACTTGAAATTAAAAGTTTTTACGCGCAAGAGCAATCTTCAAATAATGCAGAATACAAAAACAAATTTAAAGGAAGGAAATTATATTTAGCAGATGGCAATTTTAGTTTAGCATCTGAAAGTTATAAATTTTATTTGTCAGGTGAAAAAGTATTTTTTGAACTATTCAATGGTTTGATAAATGCTCTGCCTTATAAAAAATTAAGAGGCTACTATGATCCAATTGAAAAAAAAATATTCTTTTCTTCATTTCATACTCTAAACGCAACAAATATAGAAGAGGCCAAACTTTTTGACTTGAGTTCTTTAAAAAATAACGATATAAATTTAAGGCTTTATGCTAAGGGTTTTTTTAATACTAAAAATAATAATTTACAGACAATAAACAAACTTGAATTTTATAATTCTAATTTTGAAACTGTTGACGAATACAAAATACAAGATATCAATGCTGTTATTTTTTCAGATAAGAATAGGTCTTACTTTGGCAGCTTCACATCTTTAATACCTGATCAGAAAATCAAAGGTAAAATTATTTTTAAAGCTCAAAAGCCATTAACTATAAGAACTAATTTAAATGTAATTATGGATAATCTAATACCAGAAAATGAGTATTTTTATGTTACTGGAGAAGAAAATTTCCAAACTAAAATTATTTTAGGTGAAAAAAAAGTATCGCTTGAGCTTAATTCAGATCTTCAAAAAACTATCATTAGATCAAAAATACAAAATTTGCAAAAAGGTCTCGGACAAAATGAAACAACAAAAATATTTATAGATGATTTATCAAAAAATATCTACAAAGTGAAAAGCAAAAAGTATGACATTTTTTATGACCAGGATAAAGGCGGAGGATATTTTATATATGGAGACTATTTTTTAGATAAAGCAAAAAAAATTAACAATAATAATTTTGATATTTACTTGGACTTACAAAAATTTAACATTAATAGCTTGGATTTACCTTCTGAAGATCAGTCTTCATTTGCAATCAATTTATTAAAGGCCAGAGTCAAAGAGTTCTCTTTCTTTGACAATAATTATAATAATCAATTTTTAACTGTTTTATTTTCAAAAAATTCAATAAAAAGCATAAAATTGAGTTCAAACAGTTTGAACATATCAGTAAATTTTGATAAGTCTGGATTCATTAGAACTGATGTTAAAAATACGAATTTTAATTTTTATAATTCAGGAATTAACAAACTTTCTTTAAATCAATTTAATAATTTAAATACTAGATTCACTGCTGAAAATATAAAAACAAATATAGGTGACATTAAAAATTTAGATTTATATTTTTTAAAAAATTTAAAAATTACTACCATTGACAATATAAATATTGATAGTGAATTTTTAAAAATAAAATCTCAAAATTCTAATGAAAAAGCATATATGAGTTACAACAATGAAAAAGATATATACAAAATAAAAGGCATATATAAACTAACTGAAAAATTTAAAAAAATATTAGACTTTACTAATTATGACTTTAGTTTCTTAGAAGCTGATTTAAATCTTCAATGGCAAGATATCGATGAGTTAAAAAATATTGAGGGTAATATGAAATTTTTAGTAAAAGATATAACCCTGGATAGAAATCTTCCAAACTCAACTCTCCTAAGAACATTAAGAATTTTAAATCTAAATTCTCTTTTAGAAAATGTTGATAACGAAAATAGAATTAATAGCAAAGGTTTAAAGATTCAGAGAGCTGCGGGAAATTTAATTTTCAGCGAGAATAGAGCATTAATTAAAGATTCAATTGACATAGAGACAGCTGATTCATCGATGCTATGGACAGGATTCGCTACAAAAAATACGTCTGGAGCAATACAAGAGTTAAATTTTGATTTATCTATGAGATTTAAATTATCTGAGAATATACCTTGGTATGCTGCTATTTTTGGTGGAATACCAGCATTAGCTGGAAGCTTTGTTCTAGAGAATATGTTTGATGGAACTATTACTGAGATTTCTACTATAAATTTTAAAATTACAGGCGATTTAGATGACCCTAATATATTAAGATTAAATTAG
- the mreD gene encoding rod shape-determining protein MreD, with protein MNNLGILKFILLIFIVNFFDLFVGTFLIKYFLVIPLTFLFFSFYVYRQNHNVSPIFSFLIGIIVDLISYTFIGLNGCLFCLMTYIINNYSNTFKLFSYFQICIFFGLSAAFYVGFSHLFVNLGNFSYLTLFISAILNTLLFIIITMINFYIPRTFIRKN; from the coding sequence ATGAATAACCTTGGAATTCTAAAGTTTATTTTATTAATATTTATTGTTAACTTTTTTGACTTATTTGTTGGGACATTTTTAATTAAATACTTTCTTGTAATACCTTTAACTTTTTTGTTTTTTAGTTTTTATGTTTATAGGCAAAATCATAATGTGTCTCCAATATTTTCATTTTTAATTGGAATAATTGTTGATCTCATTTCATATACTTTTATTGGCCTTAATGGATGTCTTTTTTGCTTAATGACTTACATTATTAATAACTACTCAAATACTTTTAAATTATTTTCTTACTTCCAAATATGTATCTTTTTTGGTTTGTCCGCAGCATTCTATGTTGGATTTAGCCATTTATTTGTAAATTTAGGAAATTTTTCCTACTTAACTTTATTTATAAGCGCTATCTTGAATACGTTATTATTTATAATTATTACAATGATAAATTTTTATATTCCAAGAACTTTTATAAGAAAAAACTAA
- the lptB gene encoding LPS export ABC transporter ATP-binding protein, which yields MLKITNISKSFKDKKVIEDISFKIQSGTISGLLGPNGAGKTTVFYIIAGIIKSDSGEIFLNEKNISALAMHKRAFLGLKYLPQEPSIFQDLTVLENLLGLAEISFKDKDLVSDFIEKSIKEFNLEDIINKKGRVLSGGQRRKVEIARTLASDPKIILLDEPFAGIDPIAVDDIKNTLLNLKKKGIAILITDHNVRESLEICDKALVINAGKKIAEGTKDELISNSVVKKVYFGNLYK from the coding sequence ATGCTTAAAATAACTAACATATCAAAAAGTTTTAAAGATAAAAAAGTCATTGAAGATATATCTTTTAAAATTCAGTCAGGAACTATTTCAGGACTTCTTGGACCTAATGGTGCTGGAAAGACTACGGTTTTCTATATAATTGCAGGAATTATAAAGTCTGATAGTGGTGAAATATTTCTAAATGAGAAAAATATTTCTGCACTAGCGATGCATAAGAGAGCGTTTTTAGGATTAAAGTATCTTCCACAAGAACCCTCAATATTTCAAGATTTAACTGTTCTAGAAAATTTATTAGGTCTTGCTGAAATTTCATTTAAAGATAAAGATCTAGTATCTGATTTTATTGAAAAATCTATAAAAGAATTCAATTTAGAAGATATTATTAACAAAAAAGGAAGGGTTCTATCAGGTGGACAAAGAAGAAAGGTTGAAATAGCTAGAACTTTAGCAAGTGATCCTAAAATAATTTTATTGGATGAACCATTTGCAGGAATAGATCCTATAGCAGTTGATGATATAAAGAATACCTTGTTAAATCTCAAAAAAAAAGGAATTGCAATATTAATTACCGATCATAATGTTAGAGAGTCACTAGAAATTTGTGATAAAGCACTTGTAATTAATGCAGGAAAAAAAATTGCAGAAGGCACGAAAGACGAACTTATAAGTAATTCAGTAGTTAAAAAAGTTTATTTTGGTAATTTATATAAGTAG
- a CDS encoding LptA/OstA family protein, with translation MKKAFIIFISFICQTSFADTKVDEISINSNIIEIKKESNQIFFKNNVKIDSGVIEIKADDAVYENLNKTIHVYGKPSSLQSSDNINKFSGEASEMIFYSNSKIELIGTASLKYDNIEINSENIIFNPVSGEMSSYPQNNNDL, from the coding sequence ATGAAAAAAGCATTTATTATTTTTATCTCATTTATTTGTCAAACTTCATTTGCAGATACAAAAGTTGATGAGATAAGTATTAACTCTAATATAATTGAAATTAAGAAGGAATCTAATCAAATATTTTTTAAAAATAATGTGAAAATTGATTCGGGAGTAATTGAAATAAAAGCAGATGATGCAGTTTATGAAAATTTAAACAAAACAATACATGTTTATGGCAAGCCATCATCATTACAGTCTTCAGATAATATCAATAAATTTTCTGGTGAAGCAAGTGAGATGATTTTTTATAGCAATAGTAAGATTGAATTAATTGGAACAGCTTCTCTTAAATACGATAATATTGAAATTAATTCTGAAAATATAATATTTAATCCTGTAAGTGGTGAGATGTCATCATATCCTCAGAATAATAATGATCTGTAA